Below is a genomic region from Flammeovirgaceae bacterium SG7u.111.
TTTGGTCTCCAATACTTCCACTGAATCGGTGCGGATGTATTGCCCAAAATAATAAACTTTGAGAACGCCCAAAGAATCTGGGTAGTCCTCATAGTTCCACTCCGTTCCTTTCTCTACATCAAAGTGGATGTTTTCAGAAATGAAGGTGGTGATGATATTGGTCCTGGTAATATTTTTTAGAGAGTTGTAAAGAAAAATAAAACTAGGGATAAGCAAAATGGTAAGGAAGAAATATACAAAACGGGTCGCCTTTCTCGCCATTTTTGGGTCTGGCACTTCCACCAAAGGGAATTTCAAAATTCGCACAATAGCGTAGGTTGACATACAGATAAGCACGGCGTTGATGAAGAAAAGGTAAAAAGCCCCACCAAATACTTCGAGCCTGCCCGTAACCAAGCCAAAGCCTGACGTACACAAAGGAGGCATCAAAGCCGTAGCGATAGCCACGCCCGGTATAGCGTTGGTCTTATTGGTACGAGAACCTGCTATAATACCAGCCAAACCACCAAAAAAGGCAACAAAAGCATCCAAAATAGTAGGTTCGGTCCTTGCCCTCATCTCATCGGTAAAGCCTCCAAAAGGAGTGATTTTGAAATAAATCATGCTTACCAAAAGGCTAAGCCCAATAGCAACCAAGAAGTTTCGGAAAGATTTCAACAAGGTGTCCCTATCGTTGATGCCTACCGAAAGCCCAATACCCAAAATAGGGGACATCAGCGGTGAAATAAGCATCGCACCGATAATTACAGCAGGCGAGTTAGTATCTAAACCTATACAGGCAATAAAGGTAGAACAGATCAGGATCCAAAGGTTTGAACCTTCCAACACCACTTGGCTTCTGATACCATTGATTGTGCCTTCGATGTCCGTATCGTCTGCCAAGTTGGCAATCCGCCCCATCACCTCTTTGTTGTATTTCCAAATCTCCCTAACTAATGCTTTAATCCGTTTCATTTTGAGAGTTTACTAAAAGAAAATTTCTATTATCAGACTTTAAGTTTTAATCAATTAATAAGCAACATATACTATTCGTAGCAAACTCCCAAAAGTCACACCTCTTAAAAAAATTATTTTAACCCTTGGGCTATATAATGCGCCAATCCTTCAACTGAAAGCATTGGATTTGCCCCACTCGCATTGGGGAATGCGCTTGTATCAGCAACGTAAAGGTTTTTCACCTCATAGGTTTGCCCATCAGGTGCAAGAGGGCTGCTTTTTTTATCTCCTCCCATTCGGCAGGTACCCATCTGGTGGGCGGAGAAAAGGTTATAGCGGTGAGAAGTCCACTTAAACTTTCTCAGTTCATCATCAAGCTTACTGTCTGGCACATTTTCCATAAATGGCATTTCGTAATGGGGACCCATCACTTTTTGAGCCTCAGCCGCTTTTTGAATTTTCACACCTTCTTTCACTCCTTTCAGCAAATGGTTGAGGTCGAAAGCACTTGGGCGGTAATGCGCCACGGGGTTTCCTTCTTTGTCGAGCGTAACCCTTCCGCCAAACTTATCGCGGGTGAGAATGATAAAGGTACATACGTGCTTAGCTTGTAGCATTAGCTCTTTGTGTTGCTTGCCAGAGTGCCAGGGCATTGCCATGGAAATTAGTCCCAAATGTGCTGGCGGGGTCTCTATTTTGAAACCATAATTCCCATCAAGCTGGGCAAATTCATCGTTGGTAACGGTCATCATCCCGCCCCACCAACTGTTTATTTCTTCCTTATAAATCCCTGATACATTCACAACAGGATGAAGGAAAAGGTTTTTACCAATTTCTGGATGTTCCAGCCCACTTCTTTTCAAAATAGCAGGCGTATGGATAGACCCTGCCGCTACAACTACCTTATCGGCTACTATTCTAATCTCGCTTATTGTGCCATCGGCATGTTTTTGTAGCGCCACAGCCCCCACAGCTTTTCCATTTTCCACCAACACTTTTCGGGCTTCCATATTTGCCATAAACCTTGCTCCGTACTCTTGCGCCATCTTCAAATGAGTCACCAACATACTCTGTTTGTGCCCGTACTGGTCGCCAAAGCAAGAATAGCCAAACACTTTCTGATCCACTTCGGCTGTAGCTTTAATATTTTGGGGAATAGGGCGTACCTTGTGGCTGAGCTTGCTTGCACCTTCCCACAGCCGTTGGTTTTGGGCGTTATTTTGAACCAATTCTGTATTGGTATGGATAGCCTTGGCTGCTTCATCTAAGCTTTTTGCATAATCGTTGGAAAGAAAGTGTGGGGCGCTGGCAGTTTGTGCCCATTCTTCTAGCACATAGTCTGGCGTACGAATGGTTCCAGCCCAGTTGAGCGTAGTTCCTCCACCCACGCAACTCCCTGCAAAAATGGTCATCCCCCCGTCTGCCGAGGTCAGCGTCCCTCGTTTTTCATACAACACGGCCATGTCCAGCTCCTTTTGATTAAAATCGGGCTCATCAAAATACCCTCCTTTATCCACCACCAGCACATCTTTCCCTGCCTTTGCCAATTCTCCGGCAACCACACCACCACCAGCTCCACTACCAACTATCAACACCTCGCAATGGAGAGTAGAATTGTTTTTTGAAGTAATCGTATTGATGTTTCTTGCCTTCTGTGGCGGTTCAGAAATCACCCCAGGGTAGCCAATTGTTTCCCAATTTGGGTTAGTATTACTCGAATTGGTAACGGTATAGTAAATAAAGCACGATAATTTTTTTAAGGTAGAAAAGCCTTTCCTAAGGAGGAGGATGGAACTAGCAGACCAAGCCCGCAACCATTTTTCTTGCTTGGTTGGCGAGAGCTTGTCAAAGGGTTTGAAAGAGCCTGCAAAAAGCAACCCTGCGAAAGGACTGCCAAACACGTCGAGCAACTGGCAAAAATCTTTTTGATTTTCCAGACTTTGTATGCTTATGGCTTCTTCTACATATTGGGCAACATCGAGGTCTGAGGCTTTTCTGAGCCAATAACCTGCCCCCTCCTCTGCTTCGAGGGAAGGGATAATGCTATTGCATATGGCAACGAGCTGCGCCATCTGCCCGTGGCTAAGCAGGTTCTGCTTTTCATTTTCATGTGTGTTGGTCATTGCATGTGTGTTGTGTTGGTTTTGTTCCTAAAATTTAGTCAAAAAACGATCAACTAAATAGCGAACCTTAAAAAATAGTATGCATGAAGAGCAAAATATTTTGGAGCGGTGGTATGAAAATTGATGTCCTTTTAGGTGTATGAGCTGTAAAGCGACATGCTTAAGAAGATAATTTTCAAGAAAAGTCTCCGCAGATTGTGGAGACTTTTTTTTGTCCTTTCCGCTCACATCCCCATAAATTACCTAGATTTGAGACCTGCTTTATAAACACACTCCTTTACTTATCCTCCATTTCAACCTAACCGTTCATCTACATTTAGCTATTTGGTAATGAATTATACTCTCTCTAGAAAAATAAGCCAGCTTGTGGGTTTCATGTTGCTTTCCCCAATACTGCTATTTTCCCAAAGTAGTATGGCGCCCCTCAACTCCGACTATTATTACCTGATAGACAGGTATGAAATTCTTCAAAAAGATTTCTCTAGCAGCTTTTTTACAAACTCGAAACCTTACACCCGAAGCTCCATTGCCGAGTTTGCCCAAAAGGTGTACCATGGAAAGTTGAATCTCAGTAAAGTCGACAAGTTCAATTTACAATATTTGCTCAATGACAACTGGGAATGGCTCGATTCAGTTGACAACCAAAGCAAAAAGCCTTTTCTGAAAAAGATTTACCGAAACGTATCGGACTTTTACCATGTAGACGAACCTGACTTCGATTTGCACATTAGCCCTGTGCTGGCGGTTTCGGCTGGGAAGGACAATGGGCTTGAAAACAATACTTTTACCAATACGAGAGGGGTAGAAATGCGAGGGATGATTGGGAATAAGATTGGCTTCTACTCGGCTTTTACCGAAAATCAAGTAAGGTTGCCATATTACGTGCAGGAGCGTGTGGAGGAAAATGGAGCTATTCCAGGGGAAGGTTTTTGGAAAACCTACAAAGAAGATGGTGCTGACTATTTTGGAGTGAAAGGTTCGATAAACTTCAAGTTAATCGAACAAATTTCTGTGCAGTTTGGGCATGACAGAAATTTTATTGGAAATGGCTTCCGAAGCATGTTCCTTTCCGATTTTGCTACCAACTACCTTTTCTTAAAGCTCAACACGAAGGTCTGGAAACTGAACTATACCAACATTTTTGCCCGCATGACGGCCGAAGGAAACGATGGAATAGGAGAACCGTATGCTCGAAAAAACTTTGTAGCCCATCACCTCAGCATCAACCTTTCAGACAACTTCAATATCGGCTTGTTCGAGTCCGTGGTGTATTCCCGAAGAGATAGCTTGGGCAACAACCACTTTGAAATAGATTACCTCAACCCTATCATTTTCTTCCGAGCGCTGGAGCACCAACTTGGTGACCCTGACAATGTAAGCATGGGTTTCGACTTTAAATGGAACATGGCTAATCACCTGCAACTCTACGGGCAACTCTTCGTGGATGATATCTACCTCAAAGAGTTTTGGAATGGTAGCGGATGGTTTGCTAATAAATTTGGACAACAAATTGGGTTGAAATATATCAACGTGGCCAATATCCAAAACCTCGACCTCCAACTGGAATACAACTCCGCCTCTCCTTATACCTATTCCCACAAAAACACACCTAAGTTCACCAATTACCAACATTATGACCAACACCTTACGCATCCGCTTGGGGCAAACTTTAGGGAATTTGTAGGCCTGCTTAGGGTTCAGCCTATTCCAAGGCTCAATATTGTGGGCAAAGGGATTTATGTGTTTACAGGAAAAGATCAGGCAAATGAGAACTGGGGCAGCAACATTTTCCTCGACTACAACACAAGGCAACAAGACTTTGGAAATAAAATTGGGCAGGGGATAAAAACTAATATTTACATAGCCGAGCTAGGGCTTAGCTACCAGCTGAAGCACAATTTGTTTATAGATGCGAAGCAACTGCTAAGAAAGTACCAAAGCGATGACGAAAGCCTGAGCTACAACACCTCCTTTACAGAGATTGGCTTCCGCTTGAACATAGCCAAAAAAACATTCGACTTTTAAGCTCAGTTTTTTATCCAATATGTTTTCACAACAAATTACTTTAGAAAACGAGCGAGCGCTGCTACGCCCCCTCAGCTCTAGCGATTTTGAAAGCCTTTTTGCAATCTCTCAAGAAAAAGACCTTTGGACGTATTTTACCTATGACCTTTCCACTAGGGAAGGCTTGGGAAACTGGCTCGACGATAGCTTTGCCTCCAAAGGAAAAAGCCAACGCTACCCTTTTCTTATCATCGATAAAGAAAGCGGAAAAGTAGCTGGAGCGACTGCATTTGGCTCTTTTTCCCCCAGAGATAAGCGAGTAGAAATTGGTTGGACTTGGTTGGGGCCTGAGTTTCACGGTACGGGGCTTAACAAGTACTGCAAATTTTTGTTGCTTCAATATGCCTTTGAAGAAATGGAATACCTCCGTGTGGAGCTAAAAACCGATGTTAGAAATATGCGGTCGAGAAAGGCGATGAAAAAAGTAGGGGCGGTAGAAGAAGGAGTGCTCCGCTCGCATACGCTTTTGGGCAACGGAGAAAGGAGGGATACGATTTATTACAGCTTTTTGGCATATGAATGGTCCGGAGTAAAAGAGACCATCTTCAAAGGAATAAAATAATCAGGGTTTCTTTTTTAGAAAAAACAATTAAATGGAGCACATTGCAGCCGAACTTTTTCAAGACAAACTTCTGAAGTGGTACTACGAGCACAAAAGAGAATTGCCTTGGCGGCAGACCAAAGACCCGTATAAAATTTGGCTATCGGAGATTATTCTACAACAAACCCGTGTGCAGCAAGGGCTTCCGTATTGGGAAAAGTTTGTGGAAACCTTTGAGACCATCATCGATCTGGCTAATGCCGATGAGCAAACCGTCTTGAGGCTTTGGCAAGGCTTGGGCTATTATTCCCGCGCCAGAAATATGCACGCCGCAGCTCAGTATGTTCGTGATGAACTTGATGGAAAATTCCCCACTTCTTTTATTGAAATAAAAAAAATGAAAGGTGTGGGAGAATATACCGCCGCAGCCGTTGCCTCCTTTGCTTTTGGTGAAAAAGTAGCTGTGGTAGATGGAAATGTGTACCGGGTGCTTGCCAGGCTTTTTGGTATGGAAGAAGACATAGCCAGCGCCAAAGATCAAAAAGTTTTTAGGGAAAAAGCCAAATCACTTTTGCCCGACCAAAACATTGGTGATTACAACCAAGCCATAATGGAATTTGGTGCCATGCACTGTAAGCCCGCTAATCCCATTTGCCTATTTTGCCCCTTTTCCGATTTTTGCGTAGCCAGAAAGCTGGGCAAACAAGGTTCTTTGCCTTTCAAATCGAAAAAAGTTAAAGTAAGGGAGCGTTTTTTCCACTATTTGGTGTTCGAATATGAGGGGAAACTTCTCCTAAAAGAGCGAAAAGCTGGCGATGTGTGGCAAGGACTGTTCGATTTTCCACTGATAGAGAAGGGGGAATTTGAGGAACATGGAAAATTACTCGATACAATTAGTAGTTTTGCGGGCGTAAATACAGAAAATATAGCAGTAGAAGATGAATCTGAATTGTTCACCCATATTTTATCTCATCAAAAGTTGCAGGCAAAATTTTTCTCTTTTCGGTTAAACTCTGAAAAATTGGCAGAGATACTGACTAAAGAATATTATGGCAGCTTTTATGATATGGATGAAATAAAAGACTTGCCAAAACCTGTATTGATTTTGAAGTTTTTGAATAAAGGCGTATATTAATTGTTAATTGCACGCAATACACAATATTAAAAATAAATGGCAGCTTATAGCTGTAAGATGAATAACCCTAACACCAAAAAACAGTTACCATGGCAGGAGTAAATAAAGTAATTTTATTAGGAAACTTAGGGCAAGACCCAGAGGTAAGGTATTTTGAAGGCGAAAACACAAACGCAGTAGCCCGTATCACATTAGCTACTACTGAAAGTTATAAGGACAGAGAAGGCAAGAGGGTAGATAGTACTGAATGGCATGATGTAGAAATGTGGGGAGGGTTGGCAAAAATTGCCGAACAATATTTGAAAAAAGGCGATTCTGTATTTATAGAAGGAAAAATAAAAACAGAAAAATGGGTTGATAAAGAAGGAAATAACAGAAGAACTACAAAAATAAGAGCGACCAACATGACCATGCTTTCGAAAGCGGGAAGTGGCGGAGGAGGAAACTCTGGCGCACAAGAATCTTCTGGACAATATAAAAGCGGAGGCAGCAGTGCCCCTGTAGATCAGAACAGCGGAAGTAATGATATCGATGATCTTCCGTTCTAAGTATTTTCAAACCAAATTAACCGAAATTGGACAGTAGTCTTGAACCAGAAACGGGTAGCCTGATACTAAATTTAATCTTGGCAATACCAACTTCAGTTTACCCGATATTTTTCATATCAATTATTCTATTAGCACTTTCGGCACTAATATCGGGCTCTGAAGTAGCGTTTTTCTCGCTTTCGCCCAAGCAGGTTGACAATTGCCAAAACGGCAGCTCACCTTCCGAAAAAGCAATAGTTGACCTTTTGTCTAAACCTAGGCAGTTGTTGGCCACTATTTTGATCTTAAATAACTTGGTAAACGTAGCCTTGGTCACCTTGGCTACTTTTGCTACTTGGGAAATAGCCGGTCGCGATAATGAAAGTGCCATTGTTTGGCTTACCGTCATCGTAACCGCTGCCATCGTCTTCTTTGGGGAAATAGTGCCCAAAGTATTTGCCACGGAAAGAAACCTTTCTTTCGCCAAGTTCACAAGTAAGGTCCTCTTTATAGCCACCACGCTCTTTAAGCCCTTTTCTTGGTTGCTAATGACCATGACAGATGTGATAGAAAAAAGGGTCAAAAAGAAGGGCTATTCGGTTTCGATGAACGAACTGAACCAAGCGGTAGAGATAACGGCAAAAGTCAACCAAGAAAAAGAAATCCTAAAGGGGATTGTCAGTTTTGGCACTAAGTCGGTAAAGCAGATTATGCGCTCAAGGATAGATATAGAAGCGATAGACTCTGAGGAAAACTTTGAAACCCTTCTTGAAATAATCAATAAATCCACTTTTTCAAGAATCCCTATTTACCATGACACCATCGATAAAATCATAGGTGTATTGTATGTCAAAGACTTGCTTTCGCACATAGAAGAAGGCAAAAACTACAAATGGCAGGATCTCATAAGAACAGAGCCCTACTTTGTTCCCGAATCAAAAAAAATAGATGAGTTATTGCGCGACTTTCAGAAGAAAAGGGTGCATATGGCCATAGTGGTAGATGAATATGGAGGGACTTCTGGGCTGATTACCATGGAAGATATCATTGAGGAAATAGTAGGGGAAATAAACGATGAGTTTGATAACGACCAAGATGTTGGCTTCAGAAAAATAGATGAAAAAACCTATACTTTTGAAGGGAAGACCTCATTAAATGATTTTTGTAAAATTATCCACGCTGATCCTACTGAGTTTTCAGAAGCCAAGGGGGAAAGCGAATCGATAGGAGGCCTGATGCTTGAGCTTTTTGGTAAGTTCCCTACAGCAGGAGAGAAAATCGAGTTCAGCAAATATGTATTTACAATAGTATCTGTAGACAAAAAAAGGATAAGAAGCGTAAGGGTATTGCTAAAAGACAATGTGCAGCCTGAACAAATCTAGTCGTACCATTTTTGGAAATAAAACCTAACCTTGAATAAGGCCAGCTATGTTGGAAAAAGCTATATTATATACCTTCCTTACAGTATTTATCACAGGAATATGCATGAGTTGTAGTGACCCAGTATATCTTCCTAAGCCTAAGGGCTACCCAAGAATTGACCTTCCCGAGCATGAATACAAGAATCTTCAAGGGGAATATCCTTATACTTTTCAATACTCAAAGCACTCCAAGGTAATACCTGATTCTACTTTTATGACAGAGCCTTATTGGATTGAAATTGTATATCCCGAACATGAGGCTACACTTAATATTACTTACAAATCGGTAAAGGACAACTTGGATTCGCTCATAGAAATTACAGATAATTCGCAGCGGCTTACGAGTAAGCATTATGTGAAAGCTGTAAAAATTGATGACTATTTTGTGAGAACACCCAAAGGATACCCTGGTGTGGTATTCGAATTGGAGGGTGAGGTACCAAGTCCTTTTCAGTTTTATGTAACCGATTCGGCTAAGCATTTTTTGAGGGCAACGCTTTATTTCCCCCACTCGGACAAAAACGATTCGCTCAAGCCTGTGATAGATTACATTAAGCTAGATATGATACACATGCTAAATACAGTTGACTGGAGAGAAATTTAGCAAAAAATGGGAATTATTGCTTTATTTCAATATTTATCGTCCTAAGCATTACTTGAATTTTTATCAATTTTTCTTCAAACTTAATGGGAAAAGTTTTTCCTTTAAGGGTACTTAAAAACGTAAATACTTTTTGAGATTTCTCGTATAGGTTTTTACTTTGAGAAAACTGTTTGAGCTTATAATACACTTCTCCTTCTAGCATAAATAAATCACCCATCATTAGCAGTTCGAAATGATTGAGCTGACGGTGGTTATGAAGGAACACCATAATATCTTCAACTGGCAAATTATTAGTGGCACTCAAATCAAATGAAAAGCATTTGCTTGGTATTGCCGCAATCAACTCTAATGCTTCGTCGAACAACTGTTCGGAGATCAGCAATCTGATTTTATTTTTTAACTTATTAAATTCTTCAGCTGGTTCGCTAAAATCCAGGTAGTCCTCCATTTGTATCGATGGTTTAGAAAGAAGCTATGTATCGTTTTTTTAAATGCTCAATATGCATTTTCTAACGATCCTATTTGACAAATCATGTGAACAAGGAAGGATAATTTGGCTGTGTAGTATAATTACTAATACTGAAGTAGCACTGATAATGTTTACCTAGGTAAGTTTTAAATAATGAAACCTGGAGGTCAGAAAGAGATAACCAGAAGATAAATCAAGTACCATATTGAAACTTAAAATGATAAATACCATGAAAAAAAGTCTGTTATTATTTTGCTCGCTATTATTCATTACAAACCTACTACACGCTCAGTGTAACCCTTATTTTAATTATACAGAAGGAACAGAGATTGTGATGGAAAGCTTTAATGGAAAAGGGAAGCTGGATGGAAGTCAAAAAATCTCCATACTAGAGGTCGCCGATGAAGCTGGAGCACAAAAAATATTATCATCTTCTGTGCTGATGGATAAAAAAGGCGAACAAATCACTGAAATGAATTACACGCTCACCTGCGAAGGTGGCAATATAAAAATGGACATGAGTAGGTTTGCCATGCAAAATTCAGCAATGGATCAGATGGAAGGTATATCTGTAGAAATAGATGGTGACCATATGGTAATTCCATCGTCATTATCGGTTGGAGAAACTCTTCCAGACGCAAACTTTACCACAACTATCAAATCGGACAACCCAGCAATGGCTGCTATGATGGGTGCCCCTAGCAATTTCAGAATTTACAATAGAAAGGTAGAAAAAAAAGAAACTTTAGAAACTAGCGCTGGTTCATTTGAGTGCTATAAAATCACCTATAAATTTGATGCCGAAGTAAAAATAATGGGAATGACACAACGCATGACCTCTAGCGGAGCAGAATGGATAACAGAAAAGGTAGGTATGGTGAGAACTGAAAATTTTGATAAAAAAGGGAAACTAGTGAGCTATTCACAAATAGCGTCATTCAAACAATAGTGTATTTTAATCTTGTAAAGAAACCGGCCCTTGAGTTTAAAACTCAAGGGCCGGTTTTTGTTGAATAAGTATTGAATTTAATCAACTACCACAAATTTATAGACAACCTCGGCTTCTTGTCCTTTAGAATCGACTACATATATTTTCAACTCATATGTTTCACCTGCTACAGCGCTTTGAGGAATA
It encodes:
- a CDS encoding TIGR00341 family protein; amino-acid sequence: MKRIKALVREIWKYNKEVMGRIANLADDTDIEGTINGIRSQVVLEGSNLWILICSTFIACIGLDTNSPAVIIGAMLISPLMSPILGIGLSVGINDRDTLLKSFRNFLVAIGLSLLVSMIYFKITPFGGFTDEMRARTEPTILDAFVAFFGGLAGIIAGSRTNKTNAIPGVAIATALMPPLCTSGFGLVTGRLEVFGGAFYLFFINAVLICMSTYAIVRILKFPLVEVPDPKMARKATRFVYFFLTILLIPSFIFLYNSLKNITRTNIITTFISENIHFDVEKGTEWNYEDYPDSLGVLKVYYFGQYIRTDSVEVLETKLKGQLAESLLLKMSAPKITRIELTPTDAPPDEEKKLIKEEIVNIKSKLVTMEQIQKKEVDGKVSQVDSLKNIITFLQKDTIPFLELKEEIKALYPELDEFTISKATQTAYDSSGIQQVYMGLVKWNKKVTRTSDKKNHQERLLSYLKVKLNSDKVQLVDY
- a CDS encoding GMC family oxidoreductase N-terminal domain-containing protein, encoding MTNTHENEKQNLLSHGQMAQLVAICNSIIPSLEAEEGAGYWLRKASDLDVAQYVEEAISIQSLENQKDFCQLLDVFGSPFAGLLFAGSFKPFDKLSPTKQEKWLRAWSASSILLLRKGFSTLKKLSCFIYYTVTNSSNTNPNWETIGYPGVISEPPQKARNINTITSKNNSTLHCEVLIVGSGAGGGVVAGELAKAGKDVLVVDKGGYFDEPDFNQKELDMAVLYEKRGTLTSADGGMTIFAGSCVGGGTTLNWAGTIRTPDYVLEEWAQTASAPHFLSNDYAKSLDEAAKAIHTNTELVQNNAQNQRLWEGASKLSHKVRPIPQNIKATAEVDQKVFGYSCFGDQYGHKQSMLVTHLKMAQEYGARFMANMEARKVLVENGKAVGAVALQKHADGTISEIRIVADKVVVAAGSIHTPAILKRSGLEHPEIGKNLFLHPVVNVSGIYKEEINSWWGGMMTVTNDEFAQLDGNYGFKIETPPAHLGLISMAMPWHSGKQHKELMLQAKHVCTFIILTRDKFGGRVTLDKEGNPVAHYRPSAFDLNHLLKGVKEGVKIQKAAEAQKVMGPHYEMPFMENVPDSKLDDELRKFKWTSHRYNLFSAHQMGTCRMGGDKKSSPLAPDGQTYEVKNLYVADTSAFPNASGANPMLSVEGLAHYIAQGLK
- a CDS encoding GNAT family protein, which produces MFSQQITLENERALLRPLSSSDFESLFAISQEKDLWTYFTYDLSTREGLGNWLDDSFASKGKSQRYPFLIIDKESGKVAGATAFGSFSPRDKRVEIGWTWLGPEFHGTGLNKYCKFLLLQYAFEEMEYLRVELKTDVRNMRSRKAMKKVGAVEEGVLRSHTLLGNGERRDTIYYSFLAYEWSGVKETIFKGIK
- the mutY gene encoding A/G-specific adenine glycosylase — its product is MEHIAAELFQDKLLKWYYEHKRELPWRQTKDPYKIWLSEIILQQTRVQQGLPYWEKFVETFETIIDLANADEQTVLRLWQGLGYYSRARNMHAAAQYVRDELDGKFPTSFIEIKKMKGVGEYTAAAVASFAFGEKVAVVDGNVYRVLARLFGMEEDIASAKDQKVFREKAKSLLPDQNIGDYNQAIMEFGAMHCKPANPICLFCPFSDFCVARKLGKQGSLPFKSKKVKVRERFFHYLVFEYEGKLLLKERKAGDVWQGLFDFPLIEKGEFEEHGKLLDTISSFAGVNTENIAVEDESELFTHILSHQKLQAKFFSFRLNSEKLAEILTKEYYGSFYDMDEIKDLPKPVLILKFLNKGVY
- a CDS encoding single-stranded DNA-binding protein, which encodes MAGVNKVILLGNLGQDPEVRYFEGENTNAVARITLATTESYKDREGKRVDSTEWHDVEMWGGLAKIAEQYLKKGDSVFIEGKIKTEKWVDKEGNNRRTTKIRATNMTMLSKAGSGGGGNSGAQESSGQYKSGGSSAPVDQNSGSNDIDDLPF
- the gldE gene encoding gliding motility-associated protein GldE codes for the protein MDSSLEPETGSLILNLILAIPTSVYPIFFISIILLALSALISGSEVAFFSLSPKQVDNCQNGSSPSEKAIVDLLSKPRQLLATILILNNLVNVALVTLATFATWEIAGRDNESAIVWLTVIVTAAIVFFGEIVPKVFATERNLSFAKFTSKVLFIATTLFKPFSWLLMTMTDVIEKRVKKKGYSVSMNELNQAVEITAKVNQEKEILKGIVSFGTKSVKQIMRSRIDIEAIDSEENFETLLEIINKSTFSRIPIYHDTIDKIIGVLYVKDLLSHIEEGKNYKWQDLIRTEPYFVPESKKIDELLRDFQKKRVHMAIVVDEYGGTSGLITMEDIIEEIVGEINDEFDNDQDVGFRKIDEKTYTFEGKTSLNDFCKIIHADPTEFSEAKGESESIGGLMLELFGKFPTAGEKIEFSKYVFTIVSVDKKRIRSVRVLLKDNVQPEQI
- the gldD gene encoding gliding motility lipoprotein GldD; the encoded protein is MLEKAILYTFLTVFITGICMSCSDPVYLPKPKGYPRIDLPEHEYKNLQGEYPYTFQYSKHSKVIPDSTFMTEPYWIEIVYPEHEATLNITYKSVKDNLDSLIEITDNSQRLTSKHYVKAVKIDDYFVRTPKGYPGVVFELEGEVPSPFQFYVTDSAKHFLRATLYFPHSDKNDSLKPVIDYIKLDMIHMLNTVDWREI